In Anaerolineales bacterium, the following proteins share a genomic window:
- a CDS encoding type II toxin-antitoxin system RelE/ParE family toxin, producing MEFIEASAFTKYVYEYLSEEEYLGLQSFLLQYPEAGKVVPKSGGVRKVRWAMSGKGKSGGVRVIYFFKKQDSEIWLLTIYSKNEMENIPAHTLRQIAKEIENV from the coding sequence GTGGAGTTCATTGAAGCCTCTGCTTTTACGAAATATGTGTACGAATATTTGTCGGAAGAGGAATATTTGGGGTTACAAAGCTTTCTGCTTCAATATCCCGAAGCGGGAAAAGTTGTTCCGAAGTCCGGCGGGGTGCGAAAGGTGCGCTGGGCAATGTCAGGCAAAGGTAAAAGCGGCGGTGTGCGCGTGATCTATTTTTTCAAAAAGCAGGATAGTGAAATCTGGCTGTTGACTATTTACAGCAAGAACGAGATGGAAAATATACCAGCTCATACTCTTCGCCAGATTGCAAAGGAGATCGAAAATGTCTAA
- a CDS encoding type II toxin-antitoxin system PemK/MazF family toxin: MKPGDIVLVRFPQTDLEAGKLRPALVVALSPGRHSDALLAMITSRVYQSIPGFDEMIELTDKDFVDTGLKTRSVVRLSRLASVEVNAINAKLGEVSDERLSIAKQRILDWLGK, encoded by the coding sequence ATGAAGCCGGGGGATATTGTGCTGGTGCGTTTCCCACAAACCGATCTGGAGGCGGGAAAACTTCGTCCCGCACTCGTAGTGGCACTTTCTCCTGGACGTCATTCTGATGCGCTGTTAGCAATGATTACATCACGCGTCTATCAGTCTATCCCTGGTTTCGATGAAATGATCGAACTGACCGACAAGGATTTTGTTGATACAGGTTTGAAGACTCGTTCTGTCGTTCGCTTGTCGCGTCTTGCCAGCGTTGAAGTAAACGCGATCAACGCAAAACTTGGCGAAGTGTCAGATGAACGCCTTTCCATTGCCAAACAGCGAATCCTTGATTGGCTGGGAAAATAA
- a CDS encoding immune inhibitor A, with translation MSSDNTTKIVVGIVAVLLCCACAVIAAAGVVIYQAAQKVATDFPLPPIDVFETPTSTPEVERPTTDTIPTETVNTLANTLVPENDPYELACRLQKICNVPTTVPAKSYKLGDQETFWVTNVDTVENFQTKATLRYVGDHIYFWIENGVKYNEADLKRLGDTFENQMYPTNREFFGSEPNPGIDDDPRIYILYVRGTGFSNAGYFSTPDMYNPLVKEYSNAHEMFFFNADNMDLGAEDTYGTLAHEFQHMIHSNTDRNEASWINEGFSMVAELLNDYPIYFDYYYVTDPDINLTDWSPDPGSNGPHYGQSFLYLSYFLDRFGEDATKAVVNHPENGLASIDETLAELNITDLQTGQPVTADDVFMDWAATMWLQDSSVGDGRYHYNNYPEAPSISVSESISTCPTSTSGSVNQYGIDYFTINCAGDHTLTFSGSTVARLLPADAHSGKYAFWSNKGDESNMTLTREFDFTNVSAPITLSYSMWYDLETDYDYLFLEASTDGQTWEILTTPSCTTEDPSGNSYGCGYNGQTGDWIQEDVDLSQFAGKKVQIRFEYITDAAVNGEGFLLDDVKVDAAGYQSDFEADDGGWVSAGFARVENVLPQTYRLAIIIKGDTTTVTQIPVNADQTAEFPLSLKPGEEAILIVTGTTRYTRLSAAYQIEIK, from the coding sequence ATGAGTTCAGACAACACCACCAAAATCGTCGTCGGCATTGTTGCCGTCCTGCTCTGTTGCGCGTGCGCGGTGATCGCCGCCGCAGGAGTCGTCATCTATCAGGCGGCTCAAAAGGTCGCCACCGATTTTCCATTGCCGCCCATTGACGTGTTTGAAACGCCCACCTCCACACCGGAGGTCGAACGCCCGACCACAGACACGATTCCCACCGAGACAGTAAATACGCTGGCGAACACGCTCGTGCCGGAGAACGATCCGTATGAACTAGCGTGCCGTCTGCAAAAAATCTGCAACGTTCCCACGACCGTCCCTGCCAAGTCGTATAAATTGGGAGACCAGGAGACTTTTTGGGTGACGAATGTGGATACGGTGGAGAACTTCCAAACCAAAGCCACCTTGCGTTACGTTGGCGATCATATTTACTTCTGGATCGAGAACGGGGTGAAATACAATGAAGCCGACCTCAAGAGGCTTGGCGATACCTTTGAGAACCAGATGTACCCGACCAACCGCGAGTTCTTTGGCAGTGAGCCCAACCCGGGCATTGACGACGACCCGCGCATCTACATTCTTTATGTGCGCGGCACGGGCTTTTCGAACGCGGGCTATTTCTCCACGCCGGATATGTACAACCCACTGGTCAAGGAATATTCGAACGCGCACGAGATGTTCTTCTTCAACGCCGATAACATGGACCTCGGCGCGGAAGATACCTACGGCACGCTGGCGCACGAGTTCCAGCACATGATCCACTCCAACACGGACCGCAACGAAGCGTCGTGGATCAATGAAGGCTTCTCGATGGTCGCTGAGTTGTTGAACGACTACCCGATCTACTTCGATTATTATTACGTAACGGACCCCGATATAAATCTCACCGATTGGTCGCCTGACCCCGGCTCGAACGGTCCGCATTATGGGCAGTCCTTCCTCTACCTCTCCTATTTCCTCGATCGCTTCGGCGAGGACGCCACCAAAGCGGTCGTCAATCATCCTGAAAACGGACTCGCCAGCATTGACGAAACGTTAGCCGAACTCAATATCACCGACTTGCAAACGGGACAACCCGTCACTGCCGACGATGTGTTCATGGATTGGGCGGCGACCATGTGGTTGCAAGATTCTTCTGTGGGCGACGGGCGCTATCACTACAACAACTATCCCGAAGCGCCATCTATCTCGGTGTCGGAATCGATTTCCACTTGTCCAACCTCGACGAGCGGATCGGTCAACCAATACGGCATTGATTACTTTACGATTAACTGCGCGGGCGATCACACGTTGACGTTCAGCGGCTCGACGGTGGCAAGACTTCTCCCCGCCGACGCCCACTCCGGCAAATACGCCTTCTGGTCGAACAAAGGCGACGAATCGAACATGACCCTCACGCGCGAGTTCGATTTCACCAATGTCAGCGCGCCGATCACACTTTCGTATTCGATGTGGTACGACCTCGAGACCGATTACGATTATCTCTTCCTCGAAGCCTCCACCGACGGGCAGACGTGGGAAATTCTCACCACGCCGTCCTGCACCACCGAAGATCCATCCGGCAATTCGTATGGATGCGGCTACAATGGTCAAACTGGCGATTGGATTCAAGAAGATGTTGACCTCTCGCAATTCGCCGGCAAGAAAGTGCAGATCCGCTTCGAATACATCACGGACGCGGCGGTCAACGGCGAAGGCTTCCTGTTGGACGACGTCAAAGTGGACGCGGCAGGCTACCAGTCCGATTTTGAAGCGGACGACGGGGGCTGGGTCTCCGCCGGGTTCGCACGCGTCGAAAACGTCCTCCCGCAGACGTATCGCTTGGCCATCATCATCAAAGGCGATACCACCACTGTGACTCAAATCCCGGTCAACGCCGACCAGACGGCTGAATTCCCGCTTTCGCTGAAACCTGGCGAAGAAGCGATTCTGATCGTGACCGGCACAACGCGCTACACTCGCTTGTCCGCCGCGTATCAAATTGAGATCAAGTAA
- a CDS encoding MFS transporter produces the protein MTDFKRVATKITITLFIAQSLASAGFIAAAAINPILGAKLASDRSLATLPTAAYLLSGALSASAWGVIMDRIGRRNGIVTGLLIGILGNILVLFAIQHTSFLLVLIGLMMMGITNSAVQLGRFAAAEVNPPERRGRAISAVVLGGVIGTILARLSAVPVSEFVVSIGWDELAGAYLTTLVLFAIASIFVFAGLRPDPRDVGKELAKQYPESTPKGDARPIGEILRQPAAITAVAAMMLGQVVMVAIMVITSLHMEDHQHARADIYTVISAHTFGMFAPSIISGWLLDKIGRGRMILIGSLTLLLACITAPLSPDVLPLGIALFLLGVGWNFCFVGGSTLLADQLSPLERSRTQGTNDFLVGLASAIISLSSGFIFDAMGYTMMAVIAGFLSLVPLFLSFSYMRRSAVTAVA, from the coding sequence ATGACAGACTTCAAACGCGTCGCTACAAAGATCACGATCACGTTGTTCATCGCGCAGAGCCTCGCTTCAGCGGGCTTTATCGCCGCCGCGGCGATCAATCCGATCCTCGGCGCGAAACTTGCCTCAGACCGTTCGCTTGCCACATTGCCCACCGCCGCCTATTTGTTGAGCGGCGCGCTTTCGGCTTCGGCGTGGGGCGTGATCATGGACCGTATCGGGCGGCGCAACGGGATCGTGACTGGTTTATTGATCGGCATTCTCGGTAACATTTTGGTTTTATTTGCGATCCAACATACTTCGTTCTTGCTGGTGCTGATCGGTTTGATGATGATGGGCATCACCAATTCCGCCGTGCAACTCGGACGATTCGCCGCGGCGGAAGTGAACCCGCCGGAGCGGCGCGGGCGGGCGATCTCGGCAGTGGTGCTTGGCGGCGTGATCGGCACAATCCTCGCGCGTCTCTCGGCGGTGCCGGTGAGCGAGTTCGTTGTCAGCATCGGCTGGGATGAACTTGCCGGCGCGTATCTCACCACGCTCGTATTATTCGCGATCGCTTCGATCTTTGTGTTCGCCGGTCTGCGCCCCGACCCGCGCGATGTTGGGAAGGAATTGGCAAAACAATATCCCGAATCGACGCCAAAAGGCGACGCGCGCCCCATTGGCGAAATCCTGCGCCAGCCGGCGGCGATCACCGCCGTCGCCGCGATGATGTTGGGACAAGTGGTGATGGTCGCCATCATGGTCATCACCTCGCTACACATGGAGGATCATCAACACGCGCGCGCCGATATCTACACCGTCATCTCCGCGCACACGTTCGGCATGTTCGCGCCCTCGATCATTTCCGGCTGGCTGTTAGATAAGATCGGGCGCGGGAGGATGATCCTGATCGGTTCGCTGACCCTCCTGCTGGCTTGTATCACTGCCCCGCTTTCACCGGATGTTCTGCCGTTGGGTATCGCGCTCTTCCTGCTCGGCGTGGGTTGGAATTTCTGCTTCGTTGGCGGCTCGACCTTGCTTGCCGATCAACTCTCCCCGCTCGAACGTTCGCGCACACAAGGCACGAATGATTTTCTGGTAGGGCTTGCTTCGGCGATCATCAGCCTCTCCAGCGGATTCATTTTCGACGCTATGGGTTATACGATGATGGCGGTTATCGCAGGCTTTTTATCTCTTGTACCGCTTTTCCTGTCGTTCTCGTACATGCGAAGAAGCGCGGTAACTGCGGTAGCATAG
- a CDS encoding helix-turn-helix domain-containing protein — protein MSKRDIGQEILDGIREIKAYKAGKNSLRVRALKKPASPQVIRTRLKLSQSAFAGLMGVSLRTVQDWEQGRRKPSGPAVALLRIAEQKPKVFVDLS, from the coding sequence ATGTCTAAGCGTGATATTGGTCAGGAAATTTTGGACGGCATTCGCGAAATCAAGGCTTACAAAGCAGGGAAGAATTCCTTGCGCGTGCGCGCGCTGAAGAAACCTGCTTCGCCGCAGGTGATCCGCACACGATTGAAGTTGTCACAATCTGCATTTGCCGGTCTGATGGGCGTTAGCTTGCGGACAGTGCAGGATTGGGAACAGGGGCGCCGCAAACCGAGCGGGCCCGCCGTCGCTTTATTGCGAATCGCAGAGCAGAAACCCAAGGTGTTTGTGGACCTTTCTTGA
- a CDS encoding AAA family ATPase, whose amino-acid sequence MMRFDRFTERAQEAAQRAAEIIQRYGHNQIDTEHILLALIEQPGGVIPQILEKLSVSPEALTERLDATLRASPKANIFGGGAGQIFITPRVKRIIDLANEEANRLKDEYISTEHIFLAILTERNTPAARILESAGLTRDRVYSAVQDLRGGQRVTDPQAESRYRTLDKYSRDLTQLAREGKLDPVIGRDNEILRLIQILSRRTKNNPVLIGEAGVGKTAIVEGLAQKIANNDVPEILSGKRVVALDLGAMIAGSRFRGEFEERLKAVVEEIQRAGGDIIMMIDELHTVVGAGAAQGAMDASNMLKPALARGELQCIGATTLDEYHKYIEKDAALERRFAPIYVEEPSVDDTIKMLMGLRDRYEAHHKVRFADDALVAAARLADRYVTDRRLPDKAIDLMDEAAAKLRVALYSMPPDLKAMKTEIEKLQAEEEQASSNRDYESAAQKKTEWSRLEKEYKEKREKWEAEHQLDDEVNVEDIASVVHQWTGIPVTQMLETESQKLLHMEARLHERIIGQEEAIHAISDAIRRARSGLKDPSRPIGSFIFIGPSGVGKTELAKALAWFMFDDEEALVRIDMSEYREQHTVSRLFGAPPGYVGYEEGGQLTEAVRRRPYRVILFDEIEKAHPEVWNALLQILDDGRLTDGQGNVVDFRNTVLIMTSNLGTEYVRKGGTLGFLQSKATDEERDQHDKIEKALKGAFRPEFLNRIDEIIMFSPLSLEQMEEIVVLQMKEVQDRLNEHNITVELTDAARKWLAKEGYDPAFGARPLRRAIQKNVESPLSMELLANKFKDGAAVTVDVDEKESKIVFHTSEPVKKKTKQHAEA is encoded by the coding sequence ATGATGCGATTTGACCGATTTACCGAACGAGCGCAGGAAGCCGCCCAACGCGCGGCGGAGATCATCCAGCGCTACGGACATAACCAGATTGACACCGAACACATCCTGCTCGCGCTGATCGAACAGCCCGGCGGGGTGATTCCCCAAATTTTGGAAAAATTGAGCGTCAGCCCCGAAGCGCTGACCGAACGACTTGACGCGACCTTGCGCGCCAGCCCGAAAGCCAACATCTTTGGCGGCGGCGCGGGGCAGATTTTTATCACGCCGCGTGTAAAAAGAATCATTGATCTCGCCAACGAGGAAGCCAACCGCCTCAAAGACGAATACATCTCCACCGAACACATCTTTCTCGCCATTTTGACGGAACGTAACACGCCCGCCGCGCGGATTTTGGAATCCGCGGGCTTGACGAGAGACCGCGTCTATTCCGCCGTGCAAGATTTACGCGGCGGACAGCGCGTCACCGACCCGCAGGCTGAGTCGCGCTACCGCACGTTGGACAAGTATTCACGCGACCTGACTCAACTGGCGCGCGAAGGCAAACTTGACCCGGTCATTGGGCGCGATAACGAAATCCTGCGGTTGATTCAGATTCTGTCGCGCCGCACGAAGAACAACCCGGTGCTGATCGGCGAAGCGGGCGTCGGCAAGACCGCCATCGTGGAAGGACTCGCGCAAAAGATCGCCAACAACGATGTGCCGGAGATCCTCAGCGGCAAACGAGTGGTGGCGCTCGACTTGGGCGCGATGATCGCCGGGTCCCGATTTAGAGGCGAATTTGAAGAGCGGTTAAAAGCCGTCGTGGAGGAAATCCAGCGCGCGGGCGGCGACATCATCATGATGATCGACGAATTGCACACGGTCGTCGGCGCGGGCGCGGCGCAAGGCGCCATGGACGCGTCGAACATGCTCAAGCCCGCGTTGGCGCGCGGTGAGTTGCAGTGCATCGGCGCGACGACGCTGGACGAATATCACAAATACATCGAGAAAGACGCGGCGCTCGAACGGCGGTTTGCGCCGATCTACGTGGAAGAGCCGAGCGTGGACGACACGATCAAAATGTTGATGGGTTTGCGCGACCGCTACGAAGCGCATCACAAAGTCCGTTTTGCGGATGACGCGTTGGTCGCCGCGGCGCGATTGGCTGACCGTTACGTGACCGATCGCCGCTTGCCCGATAAAGCGATTGACTTGATGGACGAAGCCGCCGCGAAATTGCGCGTGGCGTTGTATTCGATGCCGCCCGACCTCAAAGCGATGAAGACTGAAATTGAAAAATTGCAAGCCGAAGAGGAACAAGCCAGCTCGAACCGCGATTACGAAAGCGCGGCGCAGAAAAAAACCGAGTGGTCGCGGCTTGAAAAAGAATATAAAGAAAAGCGTGAAAAATGGGAGGCTGAACATCAACTGGACGATGAAGTCAACGTCGAAGACATCGCCAGCGTCGTTCATCAATGGACGGGAATTCCCGTGACCCAAATGCTTGAAACCGAATCGCAAAAGCTTCTGCACATGGAAGCGCGCTTGCACGAACGAATCATCGGGCAGGAGGAAGCCATCCATGCGATCTCGGATGCGATCCGCCGCGCACGAAGCGGATTGAAAGACCCGTCGCGCCCGATCGGTTCGTTCATCTTCATTGGACCCTCCGGCGTCGGCAAGACGGAACTTGCCAAAGCCCTCGCGTGGTTCATGTTCGACGATGAAGAGGCACTCGTGCGAATTGACATGTCTGAGTACCGCGAACAGCACACGGTCTCGCGCTTATTTGGCGCGCCGCCGGGATACGTCGGCTATGAGGAAGGCGGTCAACTCACCGAAGCGGTCCGCAGGCGTCCGTATCGCGTCATCTTGTTCGATGAGATCGAGAAAGCGCATCCTGAAGTCTGGAACGCGCTTTTGCAAATTTTGGACGACGGGCGACTCACCGACGGACAAGGCAATGTGGTGGACTTTCGCAACACGGTTCTCATCATGACCTCGAACCTAGGCACCGAATACGTGAGAAAAGGCGGCACCCTCGGCTTCTTGCAATCGAAAGCCACCGACGAGGAACGCGACCAGCACGATAAGATCGAGAAGGCGTTGAAAGGCGCGTTCCGTCCCGAGTTCCTCAACCGCATAGACGAGATCATCATGTTCTCGCCGCTTTCGCTCGAACAGATGGAAGAGATCGTCGTCCTACAAATGAAGGAAGTGCAAGACCGCTTGAACGAACACAATATCACCGTCGAGTTGACCGACGCGGCGCGCAAGTGGCTCGCGAAGGAAGGCTACGATCCCGCGTTCGGCGCGCGCCCCTTACGACGCGCCATCCAAAAGAATGTGGAGAGTCCGCTTTCGATGGAACTGCTCGCCAACAAGTTCAAAGACGGCGCGGCGGTGACGGTGGATGTGGACGAGAAGGAAAGCAAGATCGTCTTTCACACATCCGAGCCGGTGAAGAAGAAAACGAAGCAGCACGCAGAGGCGTGA
- a CDS encoding GNAT family N-acetyltransferase, whose product MRFDLTPASDHLLPDLVQTLNRGFEEYAVPIHLNVPQFLAMVHKDSIDLTASRVLSVDDKPEGVALIARRGWVSRLAAMGVSKEFRNQGAGSWLMEKLIQLARERGDRAMTLEVIEQNESAVHLYEKFGFQTMRRLVGLIRREAIELEPEELTEIDLREMGARVSQFGLRDLPWQLSGETIAQMTLPVRAYRSGEAYVAVSNPEADHVVIWSVLVEPDARGRSLGAQVVRQVIAKFTGRTWHVPAIYPEEMSAVFERASFEREPLSQWQMSLPFAPTP is encoded by the coding sequence ATGAGATTCGACCTCACGCCCGCTTCAGACCACCTTCTGCCTGATCTTGTCCAGACGCTGAATCGCGGCTTTGAGGAGTACGCGGTTCCCATCCACCTCAACGTTCCGCAATTCCTCGCCATGGTGCACAAAGACAGCATTGACCTGACCGCCAGCCGCGTCTTATCCGTGGACGACAAGCCCGAAGGCGTCGCGTTGATCGCGCGGCGCGGTTGGGTGAGCCGGCTCGCGGCGATGGGGGTTTCGAAGGAGTTCCGCAATCAGGGAGCGGGTTCATGGCTTATGGAGAAATTGATCCAGCTGGCGCGTGAACGCGGCGACCGCGCAATGACCCTCGAAGTGATCGAACAGAACGAGTCTGCCGTGCATTTGTACGAAAAGTTCGGCTTTCAAACCATGAGAAGGCTCGTCGGGCTTATTCGACGTGAAGCGATCGAATTGGAACCGGAGGAGTTGACCGAAATAGATCTGCGCGAGATGGGCGCGCGTGTTTCACAATTCGGTTTGCGTGATCTCCCCTGGCAGTTATCCGGCGAAACCATCGCGCAGATGACTCTGCCGGTGCGCGCGTATCGTAGTGGGGAGGCGTATGTCGCTGTGTCGAACCCCGAAGCGGACCACGTGGTGATCTGGTCGGTGTTGGTGGAGCCGGACGCGCGCGGAAGAAGCCTAGGCGCGCAAGTGGTGAGGCAGGTGATTGCAAAATTTACGGGGCGTACTTGGCACGTCCCGGCGATCTACCCGGAAGAGATGAGCGCGGTGTTCGAGCGCGCGAGTTTCGAGCGCGAACCGCTTTCGCAGTGGCAGATGTCCCTGCCTTTTGCCCCGACCCCCTGA
- a CDS encoding DUF2281 domain-containing protein, whose translation MNPTIIRDRLHEQINRLPDELVEEVADFILFLAAKRKISNRYHDWDDRQWHEFAAQQFFRAEDEDEIEYSLKDAREVYRP comes from the coding sequence ATGAATCCCACAATAATCCGCGACCGCCTGCACGAGCAAATCAACCGCCTGCCGGATGAACTGGTGGAAGAGGTAGCCGACTTCATCTTATTTCTGGCGGCGAAGCGGAAAATATCAAACCGATACCACGACTGGGACGACCGTCAGTGGCATGAGTTTGCCGCGCAACAATTCTTTCGTGCAGAAGATGAGGATGAAATCGAATATTCGTTGAAAGACGCGCGCGAGGTCTATCGTCCATGA
- a CDS encoding cupin domain-containing protein translates to MSTAPKSEILRMAELVAYQDGSVVSRQITKADAGNVTLFAFDQDQELSEHASPYDALLHVLDGEAEIKISGKPFHLTSGDAIILPANEPHAVKAPTRFKMLLTMIRR, encoded by the coding sequence ATGTCCACTGCTCCAAAATCAGAAATTCTCCGTATGGCGGAACTCGTCGCTTATCAGGACGGCTCTGTTGTCAGTCGCCAGATTACCAAAGCCGACGCGGGTAACGTGACGCTATTCGCGTTCGACCAAGATCAAGAACTCAGCGAACACGCCTCGCCGTATGACGCGCTCCTGCACGTGCTGGATGGCGAAGCCGAGATCAAGATTTCAGGCAAGCCGTTTCATCTAACATCGGGCGACGCGATCATCCTGCCGGCGAACGAGCCGCACGCGGTGAAAGCGCCGACGCGTTTCAAGATGTTGTTGACGATGATTCGGAGGTAG